The following are encoded together in the Desulfococcus multivorans genome:
- a CDS encoding ABC transporter substrate-binding protein, which produces MRKRFWSAILIGTLTVALLATPGAAAEKLLKVGVLGPFTGPSAKNGAEFKASVEMAMEKIGYKVGDYKIELVWIDSQSDPAKAAGAYAEAVERMGIECAMQNWHSSVAVAAMDAAAQYRIPHWFGFGATELVNEKWRSDPARYSYWGGKGWPVPAKMAVGYVECLDNAVEKNLWKPANKKVAVYGEDTDWGRSLGSALKKMFADKGWEIVSEDYFPITQTDFYPLLSKYKSADVSVLAGTSTIASTMTAFVKQANEVGLGSVIIADGLGWMGDWYKMAGPGSNGVLDMIPQLTTPEARKWAEDIQARYGFNPSPSAGGLCYDGTNMFIKILNRTFEKYGALNKENIHKIFVEEVQTGKLTFSKADGALIMNEYRYTAESVPDPVVGKDAYYFPVIQYTEGKGAIVYPEDWKEKDFTPKQ; this is translated from the coding sequence ATGAGAAAACGATTTTGGTCCGCAATTTTGATCGGAACCCTGACCGTCGCCCTGCTGGCAACACCTGGAGCCGCTGCAGAAAAACTCCTGAAGGTGGGCGTCCTGGGACCCTTCACCGGTCCGTCGGCCAAGAACGGCGCCGAATTCAAGGCATCGGTGGAAATGGCCATGGAAAAGATCGGTTACAAAGTCGGCGACTACAAGATCGAGCTGGTCTGGATCGATTCTCAATCCGATCCGGCCAAGGCGGCCGGTGCCTATGCCGAAGCCGTCGAGCGCATGGGCATCGAGTGCGCCATGCAGAACTGGCATAGCTCGGTGGCTGTGGCGGCAATGGACGCGGCGGCCCAGTACAGGATTCCCCACTGGTTCGGGTTCGGCGCCACGGAGCTGGTCAATGAAAAATGGCGAAGCGATCCGGCCAGGTACAGCTACTGGGGGGGCAAGGGTTGGCCCGTTCCCGCAAAAATGGCCGTCGGTTATGTAGAATGCCTCGACAACGCCGTTGAGAAAAATCTATGGAAACCCGCCAACAAGAAGGTGGCCGTTTATGGAGAAGACACCGACTGGGGCCGCAGCCTGGGCAGCGCCCTCAAAAAGATGTTCGCCGACAAAGGGTGGGAGATCGTTTCCGAGGATTATTTCCCCATCACTCAAACCGATTTCTATCCCCTGCTGAGCAAATACAAATCCGCCGATGTCTCGGTCCTTGCCGGGACATCCACTATAGCCTCCACCATGACCGCCTTTGTCAAACAGGCTAATGAGGTGGGCCTCGGGTCGGTCATCATCGCCGACGGCCTCGGCTGGATGGGGGATTGGTACAAGATGGCGGGCCCCGGCTCCAACGGCGTCCTCGACATGATCCCCCAGCTCACCACTCCCGAGGCCAGGAAGTGGGCCGAAGACATCCAGGCCAGATATGGCTTCAACCCGAGCCCTTCGGCAGGCGGTCTCTGTTATGACGGCACCAACATGTTTATCAAGATTCTCAATCGCACCTTCGAAAAATACGGGGCGCTCAATAAAGAGAATATCCACAAGATCTTTGTCGAGGAGGTCCAGACCGGCAAGCTGACCTTCAGCAAGGCCGACGGTGCGCTCATCATGAACGAGTACCGATACACCGCCGAATCCGTCCCGGATCCGGTGGTCGGCAAGGATGCCTATTACTTCCCGGTGATCCAGTACACCGAAGGCAAGGGCGCCATCGTTTATCCCGAGGATTGGAAAGAGAAGGATTTCACACCAAAACAGTAA